A genome region from Equus caballus isolate H_3958 breed thoroughbred chromosome 19, TB-T2T, whole genome shotgun sequence includes the following:
- the EIF4G1 gene encoding eukaryotic translation initiation factor 4 gamma 1 isoform X15: MNQAPQIAPKRERKTIRIRDPNQGGKDITEEIMSGARTASTPTPPQTGGGLEPQANGETPQVAVVVRPDDRSQGAIIGGRPGLPGPEHSPSESQPSSPSPTPSPPPVLEPGSEPNLTVLSIPGDTMTTGMIQMSVEESAPMPRETGEPYCLSPEPTPLAEPILEVEVTLSKPIPESEFSSSPLQVSTTLASHKVEILPEPNGTVPSEDLEPEVESSPELAPLPPPTCPSEPPMPIAPTAQPEELLNGAPSPPAVDLSPVSEPKEQAKEVTASVTPPTVLSATPAVAPPATSPAQEEEMEEEEEEGEEGEAGEAGEAEGEKRGEELLPPESSPVPAHQNLEAAVATQVAVSVPKRRRKIKELNKKEAVGDLLDAFKEVNPGVSEVENQPPVGNNPGPEPEGSSVPLRPEEADETWDAKEDKIHNAENIQPGEQKYEYKSDQWKPLNLEEKKRYDREFLLGFQFIFASLQKPEGLPHISDVVLDKANKTPLRPLDPSRLQGINCGPDFTPSFANLGRPALSNRGPPRGGPGGELPRGPAGLGPRRSQQGPRKEPRKIIATVLMTEDIKLNKAEKAWKPSSKRTAADKDRGEEDADGSKTQDLFRRVRSILNKLTPQMFQQLMKQVTQLAIDTEERLKGVIDLIFEKAISEPNFSVAYANMCRCLMALKVPTTEKPTVTVNFRKLLLNRCQKEFEKDKDDDEVFEKKQKEMDEAATAEERGRLKEELEEARDIARRRSLGNIKFIGELFKLKMLTEAIMHDCVVKLLKNHDEESLECLCRLLTTIGKDLDFEKAKPRMDQYFNQMEKIIKEKKTSSRIRFMLQDVLDLRQSNWVPRRGDQGPKTIDQIHKEAEMEEHREHIKVQQLMAKGSDKRRGGPPGPPISRGLPLVDDGGWNTVPISKGSRPIDTSRLTKITKPGSIDSNNQLFAPGGRLSWGKGSSGGSGAKPSDAASETARPATSTLNRFSALQQAVPTESTDNRRVVQRSSLSRERGEKAGDRGDRLERSERGGDRGDRLDRARTPATKRSFSKEVEERSRERPSQPEGLRKAASLTEDRDRGRDAVKREATLPPVSPPKAALSEEELEKKSKAIIEEYLHLNDMKEAVQCVQELASPSLLFIFVRHGIESTLERSAIAREHMGRLLHQLLCAGHLSTAQYYQGLYEILELAEDMEIDIPHVWLYLAELVTPVLQEGGVPMGELFREITKPLRPLGKAASLLLEILGLLCKSMGPKKVGTLWREAGLSWKEFLPEGQDVSAFVAEQKVEYTLGEESEAPSQRLFSSEELSRQLEKLLKEGSSNQRVFDWIEANLSEQQIASNTLVRALMTTVCYSAIIFETSLRVDVAVLKARAKLLQKYLCDEQKELQALYALQALVVTLEQPANLLRMFFDALYDEDVVKEDAFYSWESSKDPAEQQGKGVALKSVTAFFKWLREAEEEESDHN; encoded by the exons ATGAACCAGGCACCCCAGATTGCTCCCAAGAGGGAGCGGAAGACG ATCCGAATTCGAGATCCAAACCAAGGAGGGAAAGATATCACAGAGGAGATCATGTCTGGGGCACGCACCGCATCcacacccacccctccccag ACGGGAGGCGGTCTGGAGCCTCAAGCTAATGGGGAGACACCCCAGGTTGCTGTCGTTGTCCGGCCAG ATGACCGGTCGCAGGGAGCAATCATTGGGGGCCGGCCGGGGCTACCTGGCCCAGAGCACAGCCCTTCAGAATCCCAGCCTTCATCACCTTCTCCGACCCCATCACCACCCCCAGTCCTGGAACCAGGATCTGAGCCTAATCTCACGGTCCTCTCTATTCCTGGGGACACTATGACAACCGGGATGATACAGATGTCTGTAGAAGAATCAGCCCCCATGCCACGTGAAACTGGGGAGCCATATTGCCTCTCTCCAGAACCCACTCCCCTTGCTGAACCCATACTGGAAGTAGAAGTGACACTTAGCAAACCAATTCCAGAATCTGAGTTCTCTTCCAGTCCTCTCCAGGTGTCTACCACCCTGGCATCTCACAAGGTGGAAATTCTTCCTGAGCCTAATGGCACAGTCCCATCTGAGGATCTGGAACCAGAAGTGGAGTCGAGCCCAGAGcttgcccctctccctcccccgaCTTGTCCCTCTGAACCCCCCATGCCCATTGCTCCAACTGCCCAACCTGAGGAACTGCTCAACGGAGCCCCCTCGCCACCAGCTGTGGACTTAAGCCCAGTCAGTGAGCCAAAGGAGCAGGCCAAGGAAGTTACAGCATCAGTGACTCCCCCGACCGTCCTCTCTGCTACTCCAGCTGTTGCTCCTCCAGCTACTTCCCCTGctcaggaggaggaaatggaggaagaggaggaagagggagaagagggagaagcaggagaaGCAGGAGAAGCTGAGggtgagaaaagaggagaggaactGCTCCCCCCAGAGAGCAGCCCTGTTCCAGCCCACCAGAATTTGGAGGCAGCAGTGGCCACCCAAG TGGCAGTATCTGTGCCAAAGAGGAGACGAAAAATTAAGGAGCTCAATAAGAAAGAGGCTGTAGGAGACCTTCTAGATGCCTTCAAGGAG GTGAACCCGGGAGTATCAGAGGTGGAAAATCAGCCTCCTGTAGGCAACAATCCCGGCCCAGAGCCTGAGGGCAGCAGTGTGCCCCTGCGGCCTGAGGAAGCAGATGAGACCTGGGACGCAAAGGAAGACAAAATTCACAATGCTGAGAATATCCAGCCTGGGGAACAGAAGTATGAATATAAGTCAG ATCAGTGGAAGCCTCTAAACCTTGAGGAGAAAAAGCGGTATGACCGTGAGTTCCTGCTTGGCTTTCAGTTCATCTTTGCCAGTCTGCAGAAGCCGGAGGGATTGCCCCATATCAGTGACGTGGTGTTGGATAAG GCCAATAAAACACCACTGCGGCCACTGGATCCCAGTAGACTTCAGGGCATAAATTGTGGCCCAGACTTCACTCCATCCTTTGCCAACCTTGGCCGACCAGCGCTTAGCAACCGTGGGCCCCCAAGGGGTGGGCCAGGTGGGGAGCTGCCCCGAGGGCCG GCTGGTCTAGGACCCCGGCGCTCTCAGCAGGGCCCCCGAAAGGAGCCACGCAAAATCATTGCTACAGTGTTAATGACCGAAGATATAAAGCTGAACAAAGCAGAGAAGGCTTGGAAACCCAGCAGCAAGCGGACGGCGGCTGATAAGGACCGAGGGGAAGAGGATGCTGATGGCAGCAAAACCCAG GACCTGTTCCGCAGGGTGCGCTCCATCCTGAATAAGTTGACACCCCAGATGTTCCAGCAGCTGATGAAGCAGGTGACGCAGCTGGCGATCGACACTGAGGAACGCCTCAAAGGGGTCATTGACCTCATCTTTGAGAAGGCCATTTCAGAGCCCAACTTCTCTGTGGCCTATGCCAACATGTGCCGCTGCCTCATGGCG CTCAAAGTGCCCACTACAGAAAAGCCAACAGTGACTGTGAACTTCCGAAAACTGTTGTTGAATCGATGTCAGAAGGAgtttgaaaaagacaaagatgatgATGAGGTTtttgaaaagaagcaaaaagagatGGATGAAGCTGCTACG GCAGAGGAACGGGGACGCCTGAAGGAAGAGCTGGAAGAGGCTCGAGACATAGCCCGGCGGCGCTCTTTAGGGAATATCAAGTTTATTGGGGAGTTGTTCAAGCTGAAGATGTTAACAGAGGCAATAATGCATGACTGTGTGGTTAAACTACTAAAGAACCATGATGAAGAGTCCCTTGAATGCCTTTGCCGTCTGCTCACCACCATTGGAAAAGACCTGGACTTTGAAAAAGCCAAG cCTCGAATGGATCAGTATTTCAACCAGATGGAAAAAATCATTAAGGAAAAGAAGACTTCATCCCGAATCCGCTTTATGCTGCAGGACGTGCTGGACCTGCGACAG AGCAATTGGGTGCCGCGCCGAGGGGACCAGGGTCCCAAGACCATTGACCAGATCCACAAGGAGGCTGAGATGGAAGAGCATCGAGAGCACATAAAAGTGCAGCAGCTAATGGCCAAAGGCAGCGACAAGCGTCGGGGTGGCCCCCCAGGCCCACCCATCA GCCGTGGCCTTCCACTTGTGGATGATGGTGGCTGGAACACAGTCCCCATCAGCAAGGGCAGCCGCCCTATTGACACCTCACGACTCACCAAGATCACGAAG CCTGGTTCCATTGATTCTAACAACCAGCTCTTCGCACCTGGAGGGCGATTGAGCTGGGGCAAGGGCAGCAGTGGAGGTTCTGGAGCCAAGCCCTCTGACGCAG CATCAGAAACTGCTCGTCCAGCTACTAGTACCTTGAATCGTTTCTCAGCCCTTCAACAAGCAGTACCTACAGAAAGCACAGATAACAGACGTGTGGTACAGAG GAGTAGCTTGAGCCGGGAACGAGGCGAGAAAGCTGGGGATCGGGGAGACCGCCTAGAACGGAGTGAACGGGGAGGTGACCGTGGAGACCGGCTTGATCGTGCACGGACACCTGCCACCAAGCGGAGCTTCAGCAAGGAAGTGGAGGAGCGGAGTAGAGAGAGGCCCTCCCAGCCTGAGGGACTACGCAAGGCAGCTAGCCTCACGGAGGATCGGGACCGCGGGCGGGATGCTG TGAAGCGAGAAGCCACGCTACCCCCAGTGAGCCCCCCGAAGGCCGCGCTCTctgaggaggagctggagaagaAATCCAAGGCCATAATTGAGGAGTACCTCCATCTCAATGACATGAAG GAGGCAGTGCAGTGTGTGCAGGAGCTGGCCTCACCCTCCCTGCTCTTCATCTTTGTGCGGCATGGCATCGAGTCCACACTGGAGCGTAGCGCCATTGCTCGTGAGCATATGGGGCGGCTGTTGCACCAGCTGCTCTGTGCCGGGCACCTCTCCACTGCTCAGTACTACCAAGG GCTGTATGAAATCCTAGAATTGGCTGAAGACATGGAAATTGACATCCCCCACGTGTGGCTCTACTTAGCAGAACTGGTGACGCCCGTTCTGCAGGAAGGTGGGGTGCCCATGGGGGAGCTGTTCAG GGAGATTACAAAACCTCTGAGACCCTTGGGCAAAGCTGCTTCCCTATTGCTGGAGATCCTAGGGCTCCTATGCAAAAGCATG GGTCCCAAAAAGGTGGGGACGCTGTGGCGAGAGGCTGGACTCAGCtggaaggaatttctgcctgAAGGCCAGGACGTCAGTGCATTTGTGGCTGAACAG AAGGTGGAGTATACCCTGGGCGAGGAGTCAGAAGCTCCCAGTCAGAGGCTGTTCTCCTCCGAGGAGCTGAGCAGGCAGCTGGAGAAGCTGCTGAAGGAGGGCAGCAGTAACCAGCGGGTGTTTGACTGGATAGAG GCCAACTTGAGTGAGCAGCAGATAGCATCCAACACATTAGTTCGAGCCCTCATGACAACTGTCTGCTATTCCGCAATTATCT TTGAGACTTCTCTCCGAGTGGATGTGGCAGTGCTGAAAGCGCGAGCGAAACTGCTACAGAAATACCTGTGTGATGAGCAGAAGGAGCTGCAGGCGCTCTATGCCCTCCAGGCCCTTGTAGTGACCTTAGAACAGCCTGCCA ACCTGCTTCGGATGTTCTTTGATGCGCTGTACGATGAGGACGTGGTGAAGGAGGACGCTTTCTACAGCTGGGAGAGTAGCAAGGACCCCGCTGAGCAGCAGGGCAAGGGCGTGGCCCTTAAATCTGTCACAGCCTTCTTCAAGTGGCTTcgtgaggcagaggaggaggagtcagACCACAACTGA